The genomic segment TCACCGTGGCCACGATGCTGCGGATGTTCCACGACGCGCAGTACGGGTTCGTGCCGCCGCCGGGCGCGGTGTGGCGCTCGTTCGGGCCGCCCCCGCCCGACACCGAGGTGATCTGTCACCACGACGCCGCGCCGCACAACGTGGTCTGGCGGCCCGACGGCACCCTGGCCCTGATCGACTTCGACCTGGCCTCGCCGGGCGCGCGGATCTACGACGTGGCCTACGCCGCGTGGACCTGGGTTCCCCTGTTCAGCGACCGCGACTCGTACACGCTGGGCTGGAAGCGGCCGAACCGCCCACGCCGCCTGCGGCTATTCGCCGACGCGTACGGGTTGATCCCGCGCGACCGGCATCGGCTGGTGCGCACGATCCGCAAGCGCATCGTCGACCACGTCGAGGGCATCCGGCGCATGGCCGCCTCCGGCGATCCCGCGTTCGTTCGCATTGTTCACAAAGGGCATCTCCGGCGCCCGATGCGCGACCTGAGGTTGCTCGATTACGAGCGTCACACCCTCGAATACGCGCTTCGGTGATCGGCCGGTGACAATCGGCCGTATCGTCAACTGCGGCGATTGTCCCAGTTGACGCCGTTTCTCCGCCTTGCCTGTGAGGCTTTCTTCACACGTACGAAACAGTCGGTCACGCGCCGGAAATCGCGCGTAGACCGTGCGTGAAACCTCCGACCGGAAGTCTCTCGTCACGAAACCGGCCGACCGGCGACGCCGCCCGTGGCTGTGTGTGAGACACCTTCATTCCGAGAGGAGGCAGCGTGGAGATCGATACCGGCAATACCGCCTGGTTGCTCCTGTCGTCTGCGCTCGTTTTGCTCATGACTCCGGGTCTGGCGCTGTTCTACGGTGGCCTCAACCGGTCCAAGGGCGTTCTGAACATGATGCTGATGAGCTTCTCAGCCATCGGCCTGATCTCGATTCTCTGGGCTGTCTACGGCTTCTCGCTCGCGTTCAGCG from the Paractinoplanes abujensis genome contains:
- a CDS encoding phosphotransferase: MLVTQEREIPLHGGNVSTVSKVGDTVRRNAGPWTPAVHGLLNHLERVGFTGSPHALGMDDKGREVLSYLDGECGEYPLAPHWVTEEALVTVATMLRMFHDAQYGFVPPPGAVWRSFGPPPPDTEVICHHDAAPHNVVWRPDGTLALIDFDLASPGARIYDVAYAAWTWVPLFSDRDSYTLGWKRPNRPRRLRLFADAYGLIPRDRHRLVRTIRKRIVDHVEGIRRMAASGDPAFVRIVHKGHLRRPMRDLRLLDYERHTLEYALR